A genomic window from Cardiocondyla obscurior isolate alpha-2009 linkage group LG02, Cobs3.1, whole genome shotgun sequence includes:
- the Mav gene encoding bone morphogenetic protein 2, with protein MAFCFQANVSQAEYERAHREYLKQVQLPHDGQKLRTRRDLHVFQAAEHSRNESSLSRGEGHHHYSLYFPVAVSDDAEDVTVDHTALRFLLQGDHRRPRELEALVYLRTPVSRRLVLRRVIPQGEPAGSRWLELDATEAAVSWLEHGLENHGLELEFLHDGLPTRREVSHTTLNVFVTKEPGRKKRSTPEELMPLHKGRRSKCKGDNNKKCCRHELTVMFKDLKGFEFIVYPKGFDAGYCKGRCPPRYNPAHHHALLQSLLWKEDRKRVPKPCCAPSKLDQLMIVYFDETDSTQLKVSYWKNIQVLECACS; from the exons ATGGCGTTTTGTTTCCAGGCGAACGTGAGCCAGGCCGAGTACGAGAGAGCGCACAGAGAGTACCTGAAACAAGTGCAGCTGCCGCACGACGGGCAGAAGCTGAGGACGCGACGGGACCTCCACGTATTCCAAGCTGCTG AGCACTCGAGGAACGAGTCGAGCCTCAGCCGCGGAGAAGGGCACCATCATTATTCCCTGTACTTCCCCGTCGCGGTTTCTGACGACGCGGAAGACGTCACGGTCGACCACACGGCCCTGAGATTTCTTCTTCAAGGAGACCACCGACGTCCACGTGAGCTCGAGGCGTTGGTTTATCTTCGCACGCCGGTTTCTCGGCGGCTCGTGTTGCGCCGCGTGATTCCGCAGGGCGAACCAGCCGGGTCACGGTGGTTGGAGTTGGATGCGACCGAGGCGGCCGTTAGTTGGCTGGAGCATGGCCTGGAGAACCACGGCCTCGAGTTGGAGTTCTTGCATGACGGCCTGCCGACGCGGCGTGAGGTCTCCCACACGACGTTGAACGTCTTCGTCACCAAGGAGCCCGGCAGGAAGAAGAGATCCACCCCCGAGGAGCTGATGCCGTTGCACAAAGGCCGGCGCAGCAAATGCAAAGGCGACAACAACAAGAAATGCTGCCGGCACGAATTAACGGTGATGTTTAAAGACCTCAAGGGTTTTGAGTTCATCGTATACCCAAAGGGCTTCGATGCCGGGTACTGCAAGGGTCGGTGCCCGCCGCGCTACAATCCGGCGCACCATCATGCCTTGTTGCAGAGTCTGCTGTGGAAGGAGGACCGGAAAAGAGTGCCCAAGCCGTGCTGCGCGCCCAGTAAACTCGACCAGCTGATGATCGTCTACTTCGACGAGACCGACTCGACGCAGCTAAAGGTGTCCTACTGGAAGAACATCCAGGTGCTGGAGTGTGCCTGTTCGTGA
- the Non1 gene encoding nucleolar GTP-binding protein 1: MVLYNFKKIAVVPTAKDFVDIILSKTQRKTPTVVHKQYKITRIRAFYTRKVKFTQQNFHDRLSQIIQEFPKLDDVHPFYADLMNVLYDKDHYKLALGQINTARHLIDNVAKDYVRLLKYGDSLYRCKQLKKAALGRMATIMKRQAANLTYLEQVRQHLARLPSIDPYTRTIIICGFPNVGKSSFINKITRADVEVQPYAFTTKSLYVGHTDYKYLRWQVIDTPGILDHPLEERNVIEMQAVTALAHLRSSVLYFCDLSEQCGHTLEEQVKLFESIKPLFANKPLIIVMNKADITRLDELSLEKRAVLKPLEDDVNVPVLEMSTVTDFGVMDVKLEACERLLAYRVDQKMKTKKVEGLLNRLHIAQPRRVDPNRVPCIPESVLKKRQAAAEKTERKRKLEREIEISMGDDYVLDLKKNYDIEGDQKYDIIPEIWEGHNIADYIDLDIFEKLNQLEREEELREDAGLYDYKIPELSETMRDIKQLAMQIREKKFVMKDEARLVKASTKPVIPRTATAKVRGRSVTKLKEQMEDLGVDMEDTKNAHFKRTRGRSRSRSEPAKKRMRVESVSQSRARSVSKPPRDDMGVKDVVMKSKLKNIAHKVQKKKIAKKGLKGEGDRFIGTKMPKHLFSGKRGVGKTSRR; this comes from the exons AtggttttatataatttcaagaAAATCGCAGTTGTCCCAACCGCAAAG GACTTTGTCGACATAATCTTGTCGAAAACACAACGGAAAACGCCGACCGTTGTTCACAAGCAGTACAAAATCACACGGATACGTGCCTTCTACACGCGCAAAGTCAAGTTCACTCAACAAAATTTCCACGATAGGTTGTCTCAGATAATACAGGAGTTCCCTAAATTAGATGATGTCCATCCATTTTATGCTGACTTGATGAATGTTCTGTATGACAAAGATCATTACAAGCTAGCTCTCGGTCAGATTAATACAGCTAGGCATTTAATTGACAA tgTAGCAAAAGATTACGTTCGTCTCTTGAAGTATGGAGACTCATTATATCGGTGTAAGCAACTGAAGAAGGCTGCTTTAGGCCGAATGGCCACTATTATGAAAAGACAAGCAGCCAATTTAACATATCTTGAACAAGTGCGTCAGCATTTGGCTCGATTGCCAAGTATAGATCCATATACacgtacaataattatatgtgGCTTTCCAAATGTGGGCAAGagcagttttattaataaa ATTACTCGAGCTGATGTTGAGGTTCAACCATATGCATTTACTACAAAATCTTTATATGTGGGGCATActgattataaatatttgagaTGGCAAGTGATAGATACACCAGGAATATTAGACCATCCACTGGAAGAGAGAAATGTTATAGAAATGCAGGCAGTGACTGCTCTCGCTCACTTACGATCTTCTGTGCTTTACTTCTGTGACTTATCTGAGCAGTGTGGTCACACTTTAGAAGAACAG gTAAAGCTTTTCGAATCTATAAAGCCTTTATTCGCGAATAAGCCTCTGATAATAGTCATGAACAAAGCGGATATTACACGTTTGGACGAGTTATCCTTGGAGAAAAGGGCTGTCTTGAAGCCACTTGAAGATGATGTAAACGTACCTGTATTAGAAATGAGCACTGTTACCGATTTTGGCGTGATGGATGTCAAATTGGAGGCTTGCGAGCGACTTTTAGCTTACAGAGTTGATCAAAAAATGAAGACTAAGAAG gTAGAAGGACTTCTTAACCGATTACACATCGCTCAACCGAGAAGAGTAGATCCTAATCGCGTACCGTGTATACCAGAGAGCGTTTTGAAGAAGAGGCAGGCCGCTGCGGagaaaacggagagaaaacGTAAATTGGAACGAGAGATAGAGATATCAATGGGAGACGATTATGTGCTGGatctgaaaaagaattatgacATCGAGGGAGATCagaaatatgatattattcCAGAAATATGGGAAGGTCATAATATCGCGGATTACATAGACCTAGACATATTTGAA aaattaaatcaacttgaaagagaggaagagttGAGGGAAGATGCCGGCCTCTATGACTACAAGATACCGGAACTGTCAGAAACAATGCGCGACATCAAGCAATTGGCAATGCAGATTCGCGAGAAGAAGTTTGTTATGAAAGACGAGGCACGATTAGTGAAAGCTTCTACGAAGCCGGTTATACCGCGTACAGCTACGGCCAAGGTTCGCGGTCGATCGGTCACGAAGCTAAAGGAGCAAATGGAAGATCTAGGTGTTGATATGGAAGATACTAAGAAC GCACACTTTAAAAGAACAAGAGGACGGTCAAGATCGCGATCAGAACCTGCTAAGAAACGTATGCGTGTAGAATCAGTATCACAATCGCGTGCTCGCAGTGTTTCGAAACCACCGCGAGATGACATGGGTGTTAAAGATGTAGTG ATGAAATCAAAGTTGAAGAATATTGCACACAAAGTTCAGAAAAAGAAGATAGCCAAGAAGGGCCTTAAGGGTGAGGGCGATCGTTTTATCGGCACCAAGATGCCGAAGCATCTATTTTCTGGCAAAAGAGGAGTCGGCAAAACATCCAGAAGATAA
- the Rpl36 gene encoding large ribosomal subunit protein eL36 produces the protein MVLPTPSPRVQQRRTNALLQRGRLLPSKMAPRYELAVGLDKGHKTTKIRVAKSKSEKEKTVCLRPARLKGKQTKHSKFVRDLIREVTGHAPYEKRAMELLKVSKDKRALKFLKRRLGTHIRAKRKREELGNILVQMRKAAHH, from the exons ATGGTGCTGCCAACTCCGTCACCGCGTGTACAACAACGGCGGACGAACGCTCTTCTTCAACGTGGACGATTGTTGCCAAG caaGATGGCACCGAGATACGAGTTGGCAGTCGGCTTAGACAAGGGTCACAAGACGACAAAAATTCGTGTGGCCAAAAGTAAatcggagaaagaaaagactGTTTGCTTGCGTCCGGCTAGGTTAAAAGGG AAACAAACCAAGCACAGTAAATTTGTGAGAGACTTGATTCGAGAAGTCACAGGACATGCTCCTTATGAAAAGCGCGCTATGGAGTTGCTGAAAGTGTCAAAAGATAAACGCGCCTTGAAATTCTTGAAGAGAcgg ttgGGCACACACATCCGTgcgaaaaggaagagagaggaacTAGGCAACATTCTTGTACAAATGAGAAAAGCTGCACATCATTAA